From the genome of Plasmodium malariae genome assembly, contig: PmUG01_00_16, whole genome shotgun sequence, one region includes:
- the PmUG01_00035700 gene encoding Plasmodium exported protein, unknown function, which yields MKQSIEFACFIKIFMFIILIWTCHFYSNMSMFNKILDEKHGSDKKLYKRIYRLLGKCENTIFANVGDLELNIPYNTKRKNEEIFTVDNEKFQKEKKEKLDRSLLYKEKLIKKLMKNKYTMLHRSYIHYEKKIMNGLNDKAFFKKMMLINDKDYKKLKRKNYGLRLCLLLLLFLLISVIPIVDLSIGNLLLQLFSLLENGTTSGSLRPTPESADASGTSWLSYFSQNPSVAYKARSILIYCVPILILSIILILGIFYLHKKFIKHKKVKFLEAFHEW from the exons ATGAAACAAAGTATTGAGTTCGcatgttttataaaaatttttatgtttatcattttaatttGGACATGTCATTTTTACAGTAACATG agtatgtttaacaaaattttggATGAAAAGCATGGCTCTgataaaaaactatataaaCGAATTTATCGATTATTAGGAAAATGTGAAAATACTATTTTTGCAAATGTTGGAGATTTAGAATTAAATATAccatataatacaaaaaggaagaatgaagaaatatttacagttgataatgaaaaatttcagaaagaaaaaaaagaaaaattagataGAAGCTtattatataaggaaaaattgattaaaaaacttatgaaaaataaatataccatGTTGCATAGATCATATATccattatgaaaaaaaaattatgaatggACTTAATGATAaagctttttttaaaaaaatgatgttaattaatgataaggattacaaaaaattaaagcgTAAAAATTACGGATTGCGACTCtgtttacttttattattgttcttGTTGATATCTGTGATACCTATAGTAGATTTATCCATTGGAAATTTATTGTTGCAATTATTTAGTTTATTAGAAAATGGTACAACATCTGGTAGTTTGAGGCCCACACCTGAGAGTGCAGATGCCTCGGGAACATCGTGGCtatcttatttttctcaAAATCCTTCTGTAGCATACAAAGCCCGAAGTATTCTAATATACTGTGTACCTATTTTAATATTGAGTATTATACTTATACtaggaattttttatttacataaaaaatttataaaacataaaaaagttaagttCTTGGAAGCGTTTCATGAATGGTAa